A section of the Deinococcus taeanensis genome encodes:
- a CDS encoding pyridoxal phosphate-dependent aminotransferase — protein sequence MPEVQVRARSAQESVFARMSRLAAQHGAVNLGQGFPAAPPPAFLLDAARGALGRTDQYTPPAGLGALRDALGADLGVNGADITVTSGATEALHLLTLALVGPGDELLMLEPVFDVYLPQTALAGATGVTVPMRLDPVTGWQFDLAVLAAAVTPRTRALLLNSPFNPTGTVFTPAELAGIVALARQHDLWIISDEVYDELYFGAPPTPLRALAPERTFTVGSAGKRLEATGWRVGWIAAPSGLSAGVQGLRQVTSFCAPAPLQAAVAAALPVARDSGFYAELRATYGARMAHLASGLRALGATVFEPSGTYFLTALHPTWTAEALVTGARVAVIPGEAFYAQHAVPAGLTRWAFCKSDVEIDLALSRLGAPA from the coding sequence ATGCCCGAAGTTCAGGTCCGCGCGCGCTCCGCCCAGGAGAGCGTCTTCGCACGTATGAGTCGACTGGCGGCGCAGCATGGCGCCGTGAACCTGGGCCAGGGCTTTCCCGCCGCCCCACCCCCTGCGTTTCTGCTGGACGCTGCGCGCGGCGCGCTGGGCCGCACCGACCAGTACACGCCGCCCGCCGGTCTGGGCGCTCTGCGCGACGCTCTGGGCGCCGACCTGGGCGTGAATGGCGCCGACATCACCGTGACCAGCGGCGCCACCGAGGCGCTGCATCTGCTCACCCTGGCGCTGGTGGGTCCCGGCGATGAACTGCTGATGCTGGAACCCGTCTTTGACGTCTACCTGCCGCAGACGGCGCTGGCCGGGGCGACCGGGGTCACGGTCCCCATGCGCCTGGACCCGGTCACCGGCTGGCAGTTCGACCTCGCCGTCCTGGCAGCGGCCGTCACGCCCCGCACGCGGGCCCTGCTGCTGAACAGCCCGTTCAACCCGACCGGGACGGTCTTTACGCCCGCGGAGCTGGCCGGCATCGTGGCGCTTGCCCGGCAGCACGACCTGTGGATCATCAGTGATGAGGTGTACGACGAACTGTACTTCGGCGCGCCGCCCACACCGCTGCGTGCGCTGGCGCCGGAACGGACCTTCACTGTCGGCAGCGCTGGCAAACGCCTGGAGGCCACCGGATGGCGCGTGGGCTGGATTGCCGCGCCGAGCGGCCTGAGCGCCGGGGTGCAGGGCCTGCGGCAGGTGACGTCCTTCTGCGCGCCCGCGCCCCTGCAGGCGGCGGTGGCGGCGGCCCTGCCGGTGGCGCGCGACTCGGGGTTCTACGCAGAGCTGCGCGCCACGTACGGCGCGCGCATGGCGCACCTGGCGTCCGGGCTCAGGGCGCTGGGCGCCACGGTGTTCGAACCGAGCGGCACGTACTTCCTGACGGCCCTGCACCCCACCTGGACGGCGGAGGCGCTGGTGACCGGGGCGCGTGTGGCGGTGATTCCGGGTGAGGCGTTCTACGCGCAGCATGCGGTGCCGGCGGGCCTGACCCGCTGGGCGTTCTGCAAATCGGACGTGGAGATTGACCTGGCCCTCTCGCGACTGGGTGCGCCTGCCTGA
- a CDS encoding GGDEF domain-containing protein encodes MTVSPLPHLDRAEFAFRRGSLLTLLGAVLVVSVVTLSVQAFWNFSAADQLLLGLLGLKNAALLAWLWRSPRHFRLVGLIELGIGACTAIVRLYVTLHSPPSYSGLGGYAPWMILSYLAAFLVLSPRSAVRFALTQYSVMAAVVFHYALDAQVPAAMKTGLGNSLLQTMLMHATFIAYLAGQQRLLGHYVRALLSAKREASLAQIDALTELPNRRQLTTWLRESLGGPEDTSVILFDLDHFKRVNDTHGHDVGDAVLQHVAHTMRRSVRQHDRVGRWGGEEFLIIVQGSAVTAQHVAQRLRELLKQAPHLQAGVITVSCGVAQALPGERLEDLLRRADEAMYGAKRAGRDTVTTAA; translated from the coding sequence ATGACCGTCTCGCCTCTTCCCCACCTGGACCGCGCGGAGTTCGCGTTCCGGCGGGGCAGCCTGCTGACGCTGCTGGGCGCCGTGCTGGTCGTGAGTGTCGTGACGCTCAGCGTGCAGGCCTTCTGGAACTTCAGCGCCGCGGATCAGCTGCTGCTGGGCCTGCTGGGCCTGAAGAACGCCGCGCTGCTGGCGTGGCTGTGGCGCTCGCCGCGGCACTTCCGGCTGGTCGGCCTGATCGAGCTGGGCATCGGGGCGTGTACGGCGATTGTGCGGCTGTACGTCACGCTGCACAGTCCACCTTCGTACTCCGGGCTGGGCGGGTACGCGCCGTGGATGATCCTGTCGTACCTCGCGGCGTTCCTGGTGCTGTCGCCGCGCAGCGCCGTGCGCTTTGCGCTCACGCAGTACAGCGTGATGGCAGCCGTGGTTTTTCATTACGCTCTGGATGCCCAGGTGCCGGCCGCCATGAAGACCGGGCTGGGGAACTCGCTGCTGCAGACCATGCTGATGCACGCCACGTTCATCGCGTACCTCGCGGGGCAGCAGCGGCTGCTCGGGCATTATGTGCGGGCGCTGCTGAGTGCGAAGCGCGAGGCGAGTCTCGCGCAGATTGACGCGCTGACCGAGCTGCCCAACCGCCGTCAGCTCACCACCTGGCTGCGTGAGAGCCTGGGCGGGCCGGAGGACACCAGCGTGATCCTGTTTGACCTGGATCACTTCAAGCGCGTGAACGACACGCACGGCCATGACGTCGGCGACGCCGTCCTGCAGCACGTGGCTCACACCATGCGCCGCAGCGTCCGGCAGCACGACCGGGTGGGCCGCTGGGGCGGTGAGGAGTTCCTGATCATCGTGCAGGGCAGCGCCGTGACGGCTCAGCACGTCGCGCAGCGCCTGCGGGAGCTGCTGAAGCAGGCGCCGCACCTGCAGGCGGGCGTGATCACCGTGAGCTGCGGCGTGGCGCAGGCGCTGCCCGGGGAACGGCTCGAGGATCTGCTGCGCCGCGCGGACGAGGCCATGTACGGCGCCAAGCGTGCCGGGCGGGACACCGTCACGACCGCCGCGTGA
- a CDS encoding LysE/ArgO family amino acid transporter, producing MPPFLRGLSLGLSLIVAIGPQNAFVLRQGLSRRHAALAALACSVCDTLLITLGVLGVGALLSRTPALVTAGTLCGAAFLTWYGLRALRGAWVGGAPGLHAGAGVAPTVRGVLVTAAGFSLLNPHALLDTVVLIGGASAGLSGAGRGAFLSGTVLASWAWFFMLALAGRAVAPVMARPGAWRLLDAVIGVTLLLTAAGLLRGLRA from the coding sequence GTGCCTCCCTTCCTGCGCGGCCTGAGCCTGGGCCTGTCTCTGATTGTGGCCATCGGCCCGCAGAATGCCTTCGTGCTCCGGCAGGGCCTGTCGCGCCGGCACGCGGCCCTGGCGGCGCTGGCCTGCTCGGTGTGCGACACGCTGCTGATCACGCTGGGCGTCCTGGGGGTCGGGGCGCTGCTGTCGCGCACGCCGGCCCTGGTGACGGCCGGAACCCTGTGCGGTGCGGCGTTCCTGACCTGGTACGGGCTGCGGGCACTGCGGGGCGCGTGGGTGGGCGGCGCGCCCGGCCTGCATGCCGGCGCCGGGGTGGCCCCCACCGTCAGGGGTGTGCTGGTCACTGCGGCCGGGTTCAGTCTGCTGAATCCGCACGCGCTGCTGGACACGGTGGTGCTGATCGGCGGGGCCAGCGCGGGCCTGAGCGGCGCGGGGCGCGGGGCGTTTCTGAGCGGGACGGTGCTGGCCTCCTGGGCGTGGTTCTTCATGCTCGCGCTGGCGGGGCGGGCCGTGGCGCCGGTGATGGCCCGTCCGGGGGCGTGGCGCCTGCTGGACGCCGTGATTGGCGTGACGCTCCTGCTGACGGCCGCCGGACTCCTGCGGGGTCTGCGGGCGTGA
- the carB gene encoding carbamoyl-phosphate synthase large subunit, with amino-acid sequence MPKRTDLQTILILGSGPIQIGQAAEFDYSGTQALKALKKEGYRVVLVNSNPATIMTDPDLADATYLEPLTPEFVRRVIEKERPDALLPTLGGQTALNLAMDLHGSGTLEEFGVELIGANAAAIRKGEDREEFQAAMKKIGVETARGQMVHSMAEAIEYQKEIGLPIVIRPSFTLGGTGGGIAHTYEDFLKITEGGLRDSPVNSVLLEESILGWKEYELEVMRDHADTVVIITSIENFDPMGVHTGDSITVAPAQTLSDVEYQRLRDQSLAIIREIGVDTGGSNIQFAVNPADGRVIVIEMNPRVSRSSALASKATGFPIAKIAALLAVGYHLDELKNDITLSTPASFEPSIDYVVTKIPRFAFEKFPGTPDALGTQMRSVGEVMAIGRTFKESLQKAMRSIESDVRGTFASMSDAELRGLLYGNPRRLEAVLELLRRGESTGALFDATKIDPWFLSQLKEIVDAEREISDLGPIEEWKYEIWREVKRLGFSDTRIGELVGLTELQVRALRKAARALPVYKTVDTCAAEFEAFTPYHYSTYEWEDEVKATDKPKVVILGSGPNRIGQGVEFDYATVHAVWALQEAGYETIMVNSNPETVSTDYDTADRLYFEPLTFEDVMNIIEHEQPVGVIVQLGGQTPLKLARKLADAGAPIIGTSPETIHEAEDRASFNALCERLGLPQPRGKVAETPEEAAALAGQLGFPLMARPSYVLGGRAMRTVRSMDELTTYLNEVYAAVEGQPSILLDQFLEGALELDVDTLCDGTTAVVAGIMEHVEAAGVHSGDSACILPPVSLSPELLARVKADTERLALELGVRGLMNVQWAVKDDVAYILEANPRASRTVPFVSKAVNHALAKSAARIAVGHTLEQIGFTETPTPGMYSVKEVHLPFLKFAGVIPRLGPEMKSTGESMGIDADPHRAFYRAQIGAKNNLPTTGTALVLGEDLHDVAQALTDAGLTVIREQAGDTLPALLIDTTGSQLLRTALERGVPIVSTKEAAEWTARAIKAVQGEVLGVKSLQEWVNG; translated from the coding sequence ATGCCTAAGCGTACTGACCTCCAGACCATCCTGATTCTCGGCAGCGGCCCCATCCAGATCGGGCAGGCAGCCGAGTTCGACTATTCCGGCACGCAGGCCCTCAAGGCCCTGAAGAAGGAAGGCTACCGGGTGGTGCTCGTCAACAGCAACCCGGCGACCATCATGACCGACCCGGACCTCGCGGACGCCACCTATCTGGAACCGCTCACGCCCGAGTTCGTGCGGCGGGTGATCGAGAAGGAGCGCCCCGACGCGCTGCTGCCCACCCTGGGCGGGCAGACCGCCCTGAACCTGGCCATGGACCTTCACGGCAGCGGCACGCTGGAGGAATTCGGTGTGGAGCTTATCGGCGCGAACGCCGCCGCGATCCGTAAGGGCGAGGACCGCGAGGAATTCCAGGCCGCCATGAAAAAAATCGGCGTGGAAACCGCCCGCGGGCAGATGGTGCACTCCATGGCCGAAGCCATTGAGTACCAGAAGGAGATCGGGCTGCCCATCGTGATCCGCCCGTCGTTCACGCTGGGCGGCACCGGTGGCGGGATCGCCCATACCTACGAGGACTTCCTGAAGATCACCGAGGGCGGCCTGCGCGACTCGCCCGTGAACAGCGTGCTGCTTGAGGAAAGCATCCTCGGCTGGAAGGAATACGAGCTGGAGGTCATGCGTGACCACGCCGACACGGTGGTCATCATCACCAGCATCGAGAACTTCGATCCCATGGGCGTGCACACCGGCGACTCCATCACGGTCGCGCCTGCCCAGACGCTCAGTGACGTGGAGTACCAGCGGCTGCGCGACCAGTCCCTGGCCATCATCCGCGAGATCGGTGTAGACACCGGCGGCAGCAACATTCAGTTCGCGGTGAACCCGGCGGACGGCCGCGTCATCGTCATCGAGATGAACCCCCGCGTGAGCCGCTCCTCGGCCCTGGCCAGCAAGGCCACCGGCTTCCCGATTGCGAAGATCGCGGCGCTGCTGGCCGTCGGGTACCACCTGGATGAACTGAAAAACGACATTACCCTCTCCACGCCCGCGTCGTTCGAGCCGAGCATTGACTACGTGGTCACGAAGATTCCCCGGTTCGCGTTCGAGAAGTTTCCGGGCACACCCGACGCGCTGGGCACGCAGATGCGCAGTGTGGGCGAGGTCATGGCCATCGGCCGGACCTTCAAGGAAAGCCTGCAGAAGGCCATGCGGTCCATCGAGTCCGACGTGCGCGGCACCTTCGCCAGCATGAGTGACGCGGAACTGCGCGGCCTGCTGTACGGCAACCCGCGCCGCCTGGAAGCCGTGCTGGAACTCCTGCGCCGCGGCGAGAGCACGGGCGCGCTGTTCGACGCCACGAAGATCGACCCCTGGTTCCTGAGCCAGCTGAAGGAAATCGTGGACGCAGAACGGGAAATCTCCGACCTGGGGCCCATCGAGGAGTGGAAGTACGAGATCTGGCGTGAGGTGAAGCGCCTGGGCTTCAGTGACACCCGCATCGGCGAGCTGGTGGGCCTGACCGAACTGCAGGTCCGGGCGCTGCGCAAGGCGGCCAGGGCCCTGCCCGTGTACAAGACCGTGGACACCTGCGCCGCCGAGTTCGAGGCGTTCACGCCCTACCACTACAGCACCTACGAGTGGGAGGACGAGGTGAAGGCCACCGACAAACCCAAGGTTGTGATCCTGGGCAGCGGACCCAACCGCATCGGGCAGGGCGTCGAGTTCGATTACGCCACCGTGCACGCGGTGTGGGCGCTGCAGGAGGCCGGGTACGAGACCATCATGGTCAACAGCAACCCCGAGACGGTCAGCACCGACTACGACACCGCCGACCGCCTGTACTTCGAGCCTCTGACGTTCGAGGACGTCATGAACATCATTGAGCACGAGCAGCCTGTGGGCGTCATCGTGCAGCTCGGCGGGCAGACGCCCTTGAAACTCGCCAGGAAGCTCGCGGACGCCGGCGCGCCCATCATCGGCACCAGCCCCGAAACCATTCATGAGGCCGAGGACCGCGCCAGCTTCAACGCCCTGTGCGAACGCCTGGGTCTGCCCCAGCCCAGAGGGAAGGTGGCAGAAACGCCGGAAGAGGCCGCTGCCCTTGCCGGACAGCTTGGCTTCCCGCTGATGGCGCGGCCCTCGTACGTGCTCGGCGGGCGCGCGATGCGCACCGTGCGCTCCATGGACGAACTCACCACGTACCTCAACGAGGTGTACGCCGCCGTGGAAGGGCAGCCCAGCATCCTCCTCGACCAGTTCCTGGAAGGTGCGCTGGAACTCGACGTGGACACCCTCTGCGACGGCACGACGGCTGTGGTTGCCGGCATCATGGAGCACGTGGAGGCGGCCGGCGTGCACTCCGGCGACAGCGCCTGCATCCTTCCTCCCGTGAGTCTCAGCCCGGAACTGCTGGCGCGCGTGAAGGCCGACACGGAACGCCTCGCGCTGGAACTAGGCGTCAGGGGCCTCATGAACGTCCAGTGGGCCGTGAAGGACGACGTGGCGTACATCCTCGAGGCGAACCCCCGGGCCAGCCGCACCGTGCCCTTTGTCAGCAAGGCCGTGAATCATGCCCTGGCCAAGAGCGCCGCCCGGATCGCCGTGGGCCACACCCTGGAACAGATCGGGTTCACGGAAACCCCCACGCCCGGGATGTACTCCGTGAAGGAGGTGCACCTGCCCTTCCTGAAATTCGCGGGCGTCATTCCCAGGCTGGGTCCGGAAATGAAAAGCACCGGCGAGAGCATGGGCATCGACGCCGACCCGCACCGCGCCTTCTACCGGGCGCAGATCGGCGCGAAGAACAACCTGCCCACCACCGGCACGGCGCTCGTGCTGGGCGAGGACCTGCATGACGTGGCGCAGGCCCTGACGGACGCTGGCCTGACGGTCATCCGTGAGCAGGCCGGGGACACCCTCCCGGCGCTGCTGATCGACACCACCGGCAGCCAGCTGCTGCGCACCGCCCTGGAACGCGGCGTGCCCATCGTGAGCACGAAGGAGGCCGCCGAGTGGACGGCCCGGGCCATCAAGGCCGTTCAGGGTGAAGTGCTGGGCGTGAAGAGTCTTCAGGAGTGGGTGAACGGCTGA
- a CDS encoding TAXI family TRAP transporter solute-binding subunit, which produces MNHLPLTVLLALLTPAAHAATFLNVATGSSTGTYSTMFKNIGRVCAQSAYLKERGTSGSLENIDLLLNNEVSLAFVQSDVLKAKEQIDGDARVQNIKALLPLHTEEIHLFARPPVVKKSILGKTTTTGVSTFGDLKGRRVAAWGGSIITARVLSAKLGVPFTVTSVKDRDAAFRALSAGEVDAVLAVVGQPAPWVRDLSGVNLIAVPTTPALKGIYTSAKLLYPNFGASSVATVAVQSVLATRDFKTLEKKDLLLKYQKCAVEKLVNLQEDEGMHPKWQEVTFKTWPWPQYR; this is translated from the coding sequence ATGAACCACCTGCCCCTGACCGTCCTGCTCGCCCTGCTCACGCCCGCCGCGCACGCCGCCACGTTCCTGAACGTCGCCACGGGCAGCAGCACCGGCACGTACTCCACCATGTTCAAGAACATCGGCCGGGTCTGCGCTCAGAGCGCCTACCTGAAAGAACGCGGTACCAGCGGCAGTCTCGAGAATATCGACCTGCTGCTCAACAACGAGGTGTCCCTCGCGTTCGTGCAGAGCGACGTCCTGAAAGCCAAGGAACAGATTGACGGTGACGCCCGCGTGCAGAACATCAAAGCCCTGCTGCCCCTGCACACCGAGGAAATTCACCTGTTCGCCAGACCCCCGGTGGTGAAGAAGAGCATCCTCGGGAAAACCACCACGACCGGCGTCAGCACCTTCGGCGACCTGAAAGGCAGGCGCGTGGCCGCGTGGGGCGGCAGCATCATCACGGCCCGCGTTCTCAGTGCGAAGCTTGGCGTGCCCTTTACCGTCACCTCCGTCAAGGACCGCGACGCGGCCTTCCGGGCCCTGAGCGCCGGAGAAGTCGACGCGGTCCTCGCGGTTGTCGGGCAGCCCGCTCCGTGGGTCCGGGATCTCAGCGGCGTGAACCTCATCGCTGTGCCCACCACCCCCGCCCTGAAAGGCATCTACACGAGTGCCAAACTCCTGTACCCGAACTTCGGCGCGAGCAGTGTCGCCACGGTCGCCGTGCAGAGTGTCCTCGCCACCCGCGACTTCAAAACTCTGGAGAAGAAGGACCTGCTGCTGAAGTACCAGAAGTGCGCCGTCGAGAAGCTCGTGAACCTGCAGGAAGACGAGGGCATGCACCCCAAATGGCAGGAAGTCACCTTCAAGACGTGGCCCTGGCCTCAGTACAGGTAA
- a CDS encoding MBL fold metallo-hydrolase yields the protein MTAATPPATLYPSVSSFGGTQPLRPDLVRVRLPMVNAFLLGAPGQPWVLVDAGMPGTAGLIRRAARAVHGERPPELIVLTHGHLDHVGALRALLEEWPVPVYVHELERPHVTGKAPYPFPDPTVGGVMSALSPAFLPGPFDFRPQVRVLPPDGSVPGAPGWRWLHTPGHTSGHVSLWREADRTLVAGDAFVTTRQETASGALLNAVTQVRRPPAYYTPNWEAAAASVRALAALTPSLAATGHGHPMEGEVLRAELSALAAEFRAQGLPERGWYLSHPVPVHAARPGEPDPVRTLVLGALGALGAAWLLRRSTRG from the coding sequence ATGACTGCCGCGACCCCGCCCGCAACCCTTTACCCTTCAGTGTCGTCCTTTGGGGGAACGCAGCCGCTCCGGCCGGACCTGGTGCGGGTGCGCCTGCCGATGGTGAATGCATTCCTGCTGGGCGCACCGGGGCAGCCGTGGGTGCTGGTGGACGCCGGAATGCCGGGCACGGCGGGTCTCATCCGCCGCGCAGCGCGCGCCGTGCACGGGGAGCGGCCGCCGGAGCTGATTGTCCTCACCCACGGGCACCTGGATCACGTGGGAGCACTGCGGGCCCTGCTGGAGGAGTGGCCGGTGCCGGTGTACGTCCACGAGCTGGAGCGGCCGCACGTGACCGGTAAGGCGCCCTACCCGTTCCCGGACCCGACCGTGGGGGGCGTGATGAGCGCGCTGTCCCCGGCGTTCCTCCCGGGTCCCTTCGACTTCCGGCCGCAGGTGCGTGTCCTGCCGCCGGACGGATCGGTGCCGGGCGCGCCGGGGTGGCGCTGGCTGCACACGCCGGGGCACACCAGCGGGCACGTGTCCCTGTGGCGGGAGGCCGACCGCACGCTGGTGGCAGGGGACGCGTTCGTGACGACCCGGCAGGAAACGGCGAGCGGCGCGCTGCTGAACGCCGTGACACAGGTGCGCCGCCCACCGGCGTACTACACGCCGAACTGGGAGGCGGCGGCCGCGTCGGTGCGCGCCCTGGCCGCGCTGACCCCGTCCCTGGCTGCCACCGGCCATGGGCACCCGATGGAAGGCGAGGTGCTGCGCGCGGAACTGAGCGCTCTGGCCGCTGAGTTCCGCGCGCAGGGCCTCCCGGAACGCGGGTGGTACCTGTCGCACCCGGTGCCGGTGCACGCGGCGCGGCCCGGGGAGCCGGACCCGGTGCGGACCCTGGTGCTGGGGGCGCTGGGCGCTCTGGGCGCCGCGTGGCTGCTGCGGCGCTCCACACGGGGGTAA
- the speA gene encoding biosynthetic arginine decarboxylase, translating to MTTPSSFSTTDAAELYQVPNWSGGWFRVSDKGQVEVTPAPGLHAPLRAIIDEIVDRGESLPVILRFPQVISGRVKHLNEAFGKAIAEYGYTGHYQGVFPIKVNQRRVVVESVAAAGYDYAHGLEAGSKAELALCLAQKMHPDALLCCNGFKDDGFIKLALWGRTLGKNVVITIEKYSELDRILKQAKALGVRPAMGVRFKLHARGSGQWEESGGDQAKFGLNAYELLRVVERLREEDMLDTLVMLHTHIGSQITDIRRVKVAVREATQTYAGLIAAGAQLKYLNVGGGLGVDYDGSKTTFYASMNYTVQEYAADVVYTVQEVCKARAVPEPVIVSESGRALTAHHAVLILPVVDVTGPTRDLEELGPADENSHQIIKDMEEILPNVTARNYREMYNDAVGDKQTLHNLFDLGYVTLQDRARGEALFNAILRKVARLIQNEKYVPDELEDLQKVLADKYICNFSLFQSLPDNWAIQALFPIVPLDRLNEKPTRQATLVDITCDSDGKIEKFIDLRDVKATLPLHEPGDRPYYLGAFLMGAYQDVLGSAHNLFGKVSEAHVTVRPGGRFHIDLFVRGQKARRMIESMGYEEPMLRDSIEDQADAAIKNGILTNGQENELLEDYGEELLGYTYLEYEN from the coding sequence ATGACGACCCCCAGCAGTTTTTCCACCACTGACGCCGCCGAACTCTACCAGGTGCCCAACTGGAGCGGCGGATGGTTCCGCGTGTCCGACAAGGGCCAGGTGGAAGTCACGCCTGCGCCCGGCCTGCACGCTCCTCTGCGCGCCATCATCGACGAGATCGTGGACCGCGGCGAGAGCCTTCCCGTCATCCTGCGCTTCCCGCAGGTAATCAGCGGCCGCGTCAAGCACCTGAACGAAGCGTTCGGCAAAGCCATCGCCGAGTACGGCTACACGGGTCACTATCAGGGCGTATTTCCCATCAAGGTCAACCAGCGCCGCGTCGTGGTTGAAAGCGTCGCCGCCGCCGGGTACGACTACGCGCACGGCCTGGAAGCCGGCAGCAAGGCCGAGCTGGCACTGTGCCTCGCGCAGAAGATGCACCCCGACGCCCTGCTGTGCTGCAACGGCTTCAAGGACGACGGATTCATCAAGCTGGCCCTGTGGGGCCGCACGCTGGGCAAGAACGTCGTTATCACCATCGAGAAGTACAGCGAACTGGACCGGATTCTCAAACAGGCCAAGGCCCTCGGCGTGCGGCCTGCCATGGGCGTGCGCTTCAAACTCCACGCCCGGGGCAGCGGTCAGTGGGAGGAATCCGGCGGTGATCAGGCGAAGTTCGGCCTGAACGCCTATGAACTCCTGCGCGTCGTGGAGCGCCTGCGCGAAGAGGACATGCTCGACACGCTGGTGATGCTGCACACCCACATCGGGTCGCAGATCACCGACATCCGCCGCGTGAAGGTCGCCGTGCGCGAGGCCACGCAGACGTACGCCGGCCTGATTGCCGCGGGCGCCCAGCTGAAGTACCTGAACGTCGGGGGCGGCCTGGGCGTCGATTACGACGGCTCGAAAACCACCTTCTACGCCAGCATGAACTACACCGTGCAGGAGTACGCCGCAGACGTCGTGTACACCGTGCAGGAAGTCTGCAAGGCCCGCGCGGTTCCTGAACCGGTCATCGTCAGTGAGTCCGGCCGCGCCCTCACCGCGCATCACGCCGTGCTGATCCTGCCGGTCGTGGACGTCACCGGCCCCACCCGCGACCTGGAGGAACTCGGCCCGGCCGACGAGAACAGCCACCAGATCATCAAGGACATGGAGGAGATCCTCCCGAACGTCACCGCCCGCAACTACCGCGAGATGTACAACGACGCGGTCGGTGACAAGCAGACCCTGCACAACCTCTTTGACCTGGGGTACGTCACCCTGCAGGACCGCGCGCGGGGCGAGGCGCTGTTCAACGCGATCCTGCGGAAGGTCGCCCGCCTCATTCAGAACGAGAAGTACGTGCCGGATGAACTGGAAGACCTGCAGAAAGTCCTGGCCGACAAGTACATCTGCAACTTCAGCCTGTTCCAGAGCCTTCCGGACAACTGGGCGATTCAGGCGCTGTTCCCGATCGTGCCGCTGGACCGCCTGAACGAGAAACCCACCCGGCAGGCCACCCTGGTGGACATCACCTGCGACAGTGACGGCAAGATCGAGAAATTCATCGACCTGCGTGACGTAAAGGCGACCCTGCCGCTGCATGAGCCTGGCGACCGTCCCTATTACCTGGGCGCGTTCCTGATGGGCGCCTACCAGGACGTGCTGGGCAGCGCCCATAACCTGTTCGGGAAGGTCAGCGAGGCGCACGTTACGGTCCGTCCGGGCGGCCGGTTTCACATCGACCTGTTCGTGCGCGGTCAGAAGGCGCGGCGCATGATCGAATCCATGGGCTACGAGGAACCCATGCTCCGCGACTCCATCGAGGACCAGGCGGACGCCGCCATCAAGAACGGCATCCTCACCAATGGCCAGGAGAACGAACTGCTCGAGGATTACGGCGAGGAACTCCTCGGCTACACGTACCTTGAATACGAAAACTGA
- a CDS encoding serine hydrolase domain-containing protein, whose protein sequence is MFRRDPLQQAIGDLQAVLGGDLRMVRPALRAALAHGGVVGAARGPHRVVRGLGGVPEDGVFELASVSKPFTAALAGALVNAGPLSWDAPLSTLGGPLRPLPPFVTAWALATHTAGLPMHPARVGVTSFTHVHDPYGTLSPAGVVGSVRRWARPGGRFGYSNLGVGLLALACAHAAGEAFTAEGFGEALTRGVTRPVGLTVTLRPGAGLVVPRPGLLTGPEVTRFGPLAGAGGLFGRAEDLLTFGQASLSGAAGTLHLGLERPRGLPGGLDGVIPGWFARGALRWHDGVARGTRTGLGVNLESGVVVTVLVRGGVPVLGVRAAVPAALLGLLGNA, encoded by the coding sequence ATGTTTCGCCGCGACCCACTGCAGCAGGCCATCGGTGACCTTCAGGCCGTGCTGGGCGGCGACCTGCGCATGGTCCGGCCAGCGCTGCGCGCGGCGCTCGCGCATGGAGGCGTGGTAGGCGCGGCGCGCGGACCGCACCGGGTGGTGCGGGGACTGGGGGGCGTGCCGGAGGACGGCGTGTTCGAGCTGGCCAGTGTCAGCAAACCCTTCACGGCGGCGCTGGCGGGCGCGCTCGTGAACGCAGGACCGCTGAGCTGGGACGCGCCGCTCTCGACACTGGGGGGGCCGCTGCGGCCCCTGCCGCCGTTCGTGACCGCCTGGGCTCTGGCGACCCACACGGCGGGCCTTCCGATGCACCCGGCGCGGGTGGGCGTCACCTCCTTCACGCACGTGCACGACCCGTACGGAACACTGAGCCCGGCCGGCGTGGTGGGCAGTGTGCGCCGCTGGGCACGGCCCGGGGGGCGGTTCGGGTACTCGAACCTGGGGGTGGGGCTGCTGGCCCTGGCGTGCGCGCACGCGGCCGGTGAGGCGTTCACGGCCGAGGGCTTCGGGGAGGCCCTGACCCGCGGCGTGACCCGGCCGGTGGGCCTGACCGTGACCCTGCGCCCGGGGGCGGGCCTGGTGGTGCCCCGTCCGGGGCTGCTGACGGGCCCGGAGGTCACGCGGTTCGGGCCACTGGCGGGGGCCGGGGGCTTGTTCGGACGGGCTGAGGATCTGCTGACGTTCGGGCAGGCCAGCCTGAGTGGCGCGGCGGGCACGCTGCACCTCGGGCTGGAGCGGCCCAGAGGTCTGCCCGGGGGTCTGGATGGGGTGATCCCCGGGTGGTTCGCGCGCGGGGCGTTGCGGTGGCATGACGGGGTGGCGCGCGGCACCCGCACCGGTCTGGGGGTGAACTTGGAGTCCGGTGTGGTCGTGACTGTCCTGGTGCGCGGCGGCGTTCCGGTGCTGGGGGTGCGGGCGGCCGTGCCCGCGGCGCTGCTGGGCCTGCTGGGCAATGCCTGA